Proteins from a single region of Scylla paramamosain isolate STU-SP2022 chromosome 13, ASM3559412v1, whole genome shotgun sequence:
- the LOC135106426 gene encoding uncharacterized protein LOC135106426, with amino-acid sequence MKRKASNTNDQPNQILAFTVAALPAEVKARMPRSDSSKRVLRRIRAAHRPKDPQSLQELEIPDDWTSHLHYDNGPEADERIISFTTPHHLELLARCDEWCMDGTFSVAPRLFTQLYVIQGRVNSVYLPLVYVLLQRKTQSSYEQVFRVLAESGCDPISVIIDFERPVELALHVVFGEEVQVRFCFYHLTQSIWRQIQHLGLKNLYESDEEFRLFCGQVDALAFLPPKDVKDGMSYLRSTMPEEAAPLLEYFDSTYISGQLRHRRNITSKSGHLQPISIHLRRTPPMFPPEKWNMHHATLNNQPRTNNISEGWNNKFFPPGGTCQPHGVEADRVSAS; translated from the exons ATGAAGAGGAAGGCTTCGAACACCAATGATCAGCCTAATCAGATTCTCGCCTTCACAGTCGCGGCACTTCCCGCGGAGGTCAAAGCACGCATGCCTAGGTCCGATTCTAGTAAGCGTGTCCTTCGTCGCATCCGGGCTGCACACCGTCCCAAGGATCCACAGTCTCTTCAAGAGTTGGAAATCCCTGATGACTGGACATCCCACCTCCACTATGACAATGGACCAGAGGCAGATGAGCGTATTATCAGCTTTACCACCCCCCATCATCTGGAACTGTTAGCACGCTGTGATGAGTGGTGTATGGATGGCACATTTTCGGTAGCTCCGAGACTCTTCACCCAGCTATATGTCATCCAAGGTCGAGTCAACAGTGTTTATCTACCTCTTGTGTACGTCTTGCTGCAACGCAAGACACAAAGTAGCTACGAACAAGTCTTCAGGGTCCTGGCGGAGAGTGGCTGTGATCCCATTTCAGTCATCATCGACTTTGAGAGGCCTGTGGAGCTGGCCCTTCATGTGGTATTCGGGGAGGAGGTCCAG GTGCGGTTCTGTTTCTATCATCTAACCCAGTCCATCTGGAGGCAGATCCAGCACCTGGGTCTCAAAAACCTATACGAATCCGATGAGGAGTTCCGCCTCTTCTGTGGTCAGGTGGATGCACTGGCCTTCCTGCCCCCAAAAGATGTCAAGGATGGCATGTCATACCTTCGATCTACCATGCCTGAGGAGGCTGCTCCACTCTTGGAATACTTTGACTCCACCTATATTTCAGGCCAACTGCGTCATCGTCGTAACATCACTTCCAAGTCAGGACACCTACAGCCAATCTCGATTCATCTACGTCGCACGCCACCTATGTTCCCGCCTGAGAAGTGGAATATGCACCACGCAACTCTAAACAACCAGCCAAGGACAAATAACATTTCCGAGGGGTGGAACAACAAGTTTTTTCCGCCTGGTGGGACATGCCAACCCCACGGTGTGGAAGCTGATAGAGTGTCTGCAAGCTGA